A genomic stretch from Empedobacter stercoris includes:
- a CDS encoding four helix bundle protein: MRTHKDLDVWKLSIDFVTVIFTITKGFPKEEQFGLTNQIRRAAVSVPSNIAEGAGRKSDKEFLQFLYISLGSVQEIDTQILISLNLNYLTKSEYEILLIKLDQISKMLSGLIKSVKEKLN; the protein is encoded by the coding sequence ATGAGGACGCATAAAGATTTAGATGTTTGGAAGTTAAGTATAGATTTTGTGACTGTAATTTTTACTATAACTAAAGGTTTTCCTAAAGAAGAGCAATTTGGTTTAACGAATCAAATTAGGAGAGCTGCAGTTTCTGTACCAAGTAACATTGCTGAAGGTGCTGGAAGAAAATCTGATAAAGAGTTTTTACAATTTTTATATATTTCTTTAGGCAGTGTTCAAGAGATTGATACGCAAATATTAATTTCTTTGAATTTAAACTATTTGACAAAATCAGAATATGAAATTTTACTCATCAAATTAGATCAAATCTCTAAAATGTTGTCGGGTTTAATAAAATCTGTTAAAGAAAAACTGAATTAA
- a CDS encoding glycosyltransferase, with protein MILLDSLYINNGGGKILLDYLVKSLEAEQLEVYYLFDARCASDFDYIPTERKTVLKASMFNRYQFYKRKKNKFSKVFCFGNLGPTLKLNVPVYVYFHQRLYLDVPKSLNFKNQIMFKIKSYVFEKLLSHTDLVLLQTESIRQEFIRKYTFYKKDKVVVLPFYEPMSYPTTEKEKDSFVYVSSGTKHKNQANLIHAFANMYKRTRRGKLTLTITDDFPELIGLINKYNEEGIPIVNLGFIPKENLASIYAKTEFCIYPSLSESFGLGILEAIEGGCKIIGSDLPYMHTICNPSIAFDPRQIETIEEAIYEALTQESNPTGLKTKNYIKEIIQLLQSN; from the coding sequence ATGATACTTCTCGATAGTTTATACATTAATAATGGTGGGGGTAAAATTTTATTAGATTATCTAGTAAAATCATTAGAGGCAGAACAACTCGAGGTGTATTATTTGTTTGATGCAAGATGTGCAAGCGACTTTGATTATATCCCAACCGAAAGAAAAACGGTTTTAAAAGCTTCAATGTTTAATAGATATCAATTTTATAAACGCAAGAAGAATAAATTCAGTAAAGTTTTTTGTTTCGGGAATTTAGGTCCTACTCTAAAATTAAATGTTCCTGTCTATGTCTATTTTCATCAACGATTATATCTAGATGTACCTAAATCGTTAAATTTCAAAAATCAAATCATGTTTAAGATTAAATCTTATGTATTTGAGAAATTATTATCCCACACAGATTTAGTACTTTTACAAACAGAAAGTATCAGGCAAGAATTTATACGAAAATATACTTTTTATAAAAAGGATAAGGTAGTGGTATTGCCATTTTATGAGCCGATGTCTTATCCAACTACAGAAAAAGAGAAGGATAGTTTTGTTTATGTAAGTAGCGGGACTAAGCATAAAAACCAAGCTAATTTGATTCATGCTTTTGCCAACATGTACAAAAGAACAAGGAGAGGAAAATTAACCTTAACCATTACAGACGATTTTCCAGAGTTAATTGGTCTAATAAATAAATATAATGAGGAAGGAATTCCTATTGTTAATTTAGGATTTATTCCAAAAGAAAATTTAGCTTCAATTTATGCAAAAACTGAATTTTGTATCTATCCATCTTTATCAGAGAGTTTTGGTTTAGGGATTTTGGAAGCAATAGAAGGAGGTTGTAAAATTATAGGTTCAGATTTACCTTATATGCACACGATATGTAACCCTTCGATCGCGTTCGACCCTAGGCAAATCGAAACAATAGAAGAGGCCATTTATGAGGCATTAACACAAGAGTCAAATCCGACGGGTTTAAAAACTAAAAATTATATTAAAGAAATAATACAATTATTACAAAGTAACTAA
- the wecB gene encoding non-hydrolyzing UDP-N-acetylglucosamine 2-epimerase, whose translation MKKLKVMTVVGTRPEIIRLSRVLAALDASEAVEHTIVHTGQNYDYELNQIFFEDLGLRKPDYFLEAAGKTATETVGNILIKIDPLLEELKPDAFLVLGDTNSCLCAIPAKKRHIPIFHMEAGNRCFDQRVPEETNRKIVDHTADINLTYSDIAREYLLREGLPADRIIKTGSPMFEVLNHYLPQIEASNVLEKLGLEEGKFFVVSSHREENINSEKNFRGLMTSLNAIAERYNYPIIVSTHPRTQNMIDKMQIEMRPEVQFLKPLGFHDYNALQKRAYAVLSDSGTISEESSILNFRALNIRQAHERPEAMEEASVMMVGLSPERIMQGLVQLQTQVVGDRNQLQITNNQLPNFRPVADYSMPNVSEKVVRIIISYTDYIKRTVWSEDI comes from the coding sequence ATGAAAAAACTAAAAGTAATGACGGTGGTGGGAACACGACCAGAAATCATACGATTATCGAGAGTATTAGCTGCTTTAGATGCATCAGAAGCAGTAGAACATACAATCGTTCATACTGGACAGAATTACGATTACGAATTAAATCAAATTTTCTTCGAAGATTTAGGGTTACGTAAGCCAGATTATTTCTTAGAAGCTGCAGGTAAAACGGCGACTGAAACGGTAGGTAATATTTTAATTAAAATTGATCCTTTGTTGGAGGAATTAAAACCTGATGCATTTTTAGTGTTAGGAGATACCAATTCTTGTTTATGTGCAATTCCTGCTAAAAAACGTCACATACCAATCTTCCACATGGAAGCTGGAAATAGATGTTTTGATCAACGTGTACCAGAAGAAACAAATCGTAAAATTGTAGATCATACAGCGGATATCAATTTAACATATTCTGATATTGCAAGAGAATATTTATTAAGAGAAGGATTACCTGCAGATCGTATCATCAAAACAGGTTCGCCAATGTTTGAAGTTTTGAATCATTATTTACCACAAATCGAAGCGTCTAATGTATTAGAAAAATTAGGACTAGAAGAAGGTAAATTCTTTGTTGTATCATCACACCGTGAAGAAAACATTAATTCAGAGAAAAACTTCCGTGGATTAATGACTTCTTTGAATGCTATTGCAGAAAGATATAATTATCCAATCATTGTTTCTACGCACCCTCGTACACAAAATATGATTGATAAGATGCAAATCGAAATGCGTCCTGAGGTACAATTCTTAAAACCTTTAGGGTTCCATGATTATAACGCATTACAAAAGAGAGCTTATGCAGTTTTATCTGATTCGGGAACTATTTCGGAAGAATCGTCTATTTTAAATTTCCGTGCGTTGAATATTCGTCAAGCGCACGAACGTCCGGAAGCAATGGAAGAAGCATCTGTAATGATGGTAGGTTTGTCACCAGAACGCATCATGCAAGGTTTGGTGCAATTACAAACTCAAGTTGTTGGCGACAGAAACCAATTACAAATCACTAATAACCAATTACCAAACTTCCGTCCTGTAGCCGATTATTCAATGCCGAATGTATCTGAAAAAGTAGTACGTATTATTATCTCATATACAGATTACATCAAAAGAACCGTTTGGTCTGAAGATATTTAA
- a CDS encoding polysaccharide biosynthesis C-terminal domain-containing protein — protein MNTQSPILNTQSPLKVGITGQNGFVGKHLYNTLGLVPEEFNRVDFQKDFFEDETQLDAFVADCDVIVHLAAMNRHESEQFIYETNVALANQLVASLKRTNSKAHVLISSSTQEERDNLYGKSKREGREAIVNWANENGGKVTGLIIPNVFGAFGKPFYNSFVATFCHQLTHGETPTIANDGEVNLIYVQELVQVIIDEIRSEKSTPELFIEPTATKKVSEVLALLNDYKAKYFGAGEIPVLNDKFEHNLFNTYRSYIDYKTHFPVKFTQHTDPRGAFVEVIRLGIGGQCSFSTTVPGITRGNHYHTRKIERFAVIKGKALIQLRKIDTDEVLDFYLDGTEPAYVDMPIWYTHNIKNIGTEDLYTIFWIDEPFNPEDADTYFLEV, from the coding sequence ATGAACACCCAATCTCCAATCCTTAATACCCAATCCCCATTAAAGGTTGGGATTACAGGACAAAATGGTTTCGTTGGAAAACATTTATACAATACTTTAGGTCTAGTACCAGAAGAATTTAATCGCGTTGATTTTCAAAAAGATTTTTTTGAAGATGAAACTCAATTAGATGCATTTGTGGCTGATTGTGACGTAATCGTTCATTTAGCAGCTATGAATCGTCACGAAAGTGAACAATTTATTTACGAAACCAATGTTGCTTTGGCGAATCAATTAGTCGCATCATTAAAACGTACAAACTCAAAAGCACATGTATTAATTTCCTCTTCAACGCAAGAAGAACGAGATAATTTATACGGAAAATCAAAGCGAGAAGGTCGTGAAGCGATCGTGAATTGGGCAAATGAAAATGGAGGAAAAGTTACTGGGTTAATCATTCCAAATGTATTTGGGGCCTTTGGTAAACCATTCTATAATTCTTTTGTGGCTACATTTTGTCACCAATTAACGCATGGCGAAACGCCTACGATAGCTAATGATGGAGAAGTCAATTTGATTTATGTGCAAGAGTTAGTTCAAGTGATCATCGATGAAATTCGTTCAGAAAAATCAACGCCTGAATTATTCATCGAACCGACAGCCACCAAAAAAGTTTCGGAAGTTTTAGCATTATTAAATGACTATAAGGCAAAATATTTTGGTGCTGGCGAAATCCCCGTTTTGAATGATAAATTTGAACATAACTTATTCAATACCTATCGATCGTACATCGATTATAAAACGCATTTTCCAGTAAAATTTACCCAGCATACCGATCCAAGAGGTGCGTTTGTAGAAGTGATTCGTTTAGGAATTGGTGGTCAATGTTCTTTTTCAACAACCGTACCAGGAATTACAAGAGGAAACCATTACCATACTCGCAAAATTGAACGTTTCGCTGTGATTAAAGGAAAAGCTTTAATTCAGTTAAGAAAAATAGATACCGATGAGGTTTTGGATTTCTATTTAGACGGAACAGAACCTGCTTATGTGGATATGCCCATTTGGTACACCCACAACATCAAAAATATTGGTACTGAAGATTTGTACACAATTTTTTGGATCGATGAGCCTTTCAATCCTGAAGATGCAGATACTTATTTTTTAGAAGTGTAA
- a CDS encoding polysaccharide biosynthesis protein: MQTIKNKTLLITGGTGSFGTAVLHRFLETDHFKEIRIFSRDEKKQDDMRNLYKNDKIKYYIGDVRDYSSIEPATRGVDYIFHAAALKQVPSCEFFPMQAVKTNVEGTQNVIRAAASNGVKKVICLSTDKAAYPINAMGISKAMMEKVAVAEARNLTETVVCLTRYGNVMASRGSVIPLFLNQIQKGEPITITDPNMSRFFMSLEDAVDLVLFAFENGNPGDLFVNKAPAGSIGDLAKALIELTGKEVPVKVIGTRHGEKLYETLCTREEMMKAEDMGDFYRVPADNRDLNYAKYFSEGEEDVSKIEDYHSHNTEQQGVEGLKNLISKLPLIRKEVFGEDVMQYAH; this comes from the coding sequence ATGCAAACAATAAAAAATAAAACCCTATTAATTACAGGAGGTACAGGTTCATTTGGTACCGCTGTATTGCACCGTTTTTTAGAAACAGATCATTTCAAAGAAATCCGTATTTTTTCTCGAGATGAGAAGAAGCAAGATGATATGCGTAACCTTTATAAAAATGATAAAATCAAATATTATATAGGTGATGTACGCGATTATTCTTCAATAGAACCAGCAACTCGTGGTGTCGATTATATTTTCCATGCTGCAGCTTTGAAACAAGTTCCTTCATGCGAATTTTTCCCAATGCAAGCCGTAAAAACCAATGTGGAAGGAACACAAAATGTGATTCGTGCAGCGGCATCAAACGGGGTAAAAAAAGTCATTTGTCTTTCAACAGACAAAGCAGCTTATCCAATTAACGCGATGGGTATTTCGAAGGCCATGATGGAAAAAGTTGCCGTTGCAGAGGCTCGTAATCTTACAGAAACGGTGGTTTGTTTAACACGTTACGGAAATGTAATGGCTTCTCGTGGATCGGTTATTCCTTTGTTTTTGAATCAAATTCAGAAAGGTGAACCAATTACGATTACAGATCCGAATATGTCACGATTCTTTATGTCATTAGAAGATGCTGTAGATTTAGTATTATTCGCATTCGAAAATGGAAATCCAGGAGATTTATTCGTGAACAAAGCACCTGCAGGAAGTATTGGAGATTTAGCAAAAGCATTAATCGAATTAACAGGAAAAGAAGTTCCAGTTAAAGTTATCGGAACGCGTCATGGAGAAAAATTGTACGAAACTCTTTGTACCCGTGAAGAAATGATGAAAGCCGAAGATATGGGCGATTTCTACAGAGTTCCTGCCGATAATCGTGATTTGAATTATGCCAAATATTTCTCAGAAGGTGAAGAAGATGTTTCTAAAATCGAAGATTATCATTCTCATAATACAGAACAGCAAGGAGTTGAAGGGTTAAAAAATCTGATTTCAAAATTACCATTGATTCGTAAAGAAGTATTTGGAGAGGATGTGATGCAGTATGCGCATTAA
- a CDS encoding O-antigen ligase family protein has protein sequence MKKEKLIYFVLPILLFLVTPFVQVYSDLDKAEFFNVKTLPPITNTIANAIRWGVVILGCMISLLSLARNTKNVTKSLIFFSLFYFVQLLYAIVDGLEVDRFFLLTITSFLFPFYLSLCFVKYKNSLLRIFNILIFGFIILGLVLNGHLVLAGQRFIGFSNNSNLFGFTAIFWLLIVLVNLSSSNSDKKLSWINFLLLSIVILLSGSRNAMIGYVVLNLFYFRNFIKQFLVAIILGAIVFMILNNYIDLSFVTNRLLNIENSISDSGRTIFWNKAFFHIKENLFWGNGMDGNIRLINTGNMHNVYIRFLLNMGLMFTLLSLFQLFLSIFNILEKRNVLSYLLLGFMFSYLLINFGEDFMVGIGNSAYIYVLFIYGFINYNLINNDTSR, from the coding sequence ATGAAAAAAGAGAAGTTAATTTATTTTGTATTACCTATTCTACTTTTCTTAGTTACTCCTTTTGTACAAGTGTATAGTGATTTAGATAAAGCAGAATTTTTCAATGTAAAAACGTTACCACCAATAACGAATACAATTGCTAATGCAATTAGATGGGGTGTTGTGATTTTAGGATGCATGATTTCTTTACTTTCCTTAGCTAGGAACACAAAGAATGTAACAAAATCATTAATCTTTTTTTCATTGTTTTATTTTGTTCAATTATTATATGCAATTGTTGATGGTTTAGAAGTTGATCGTTTTTTTTTACTCACTATCACCTCTTTTCTTTTTCCTTTTTATTTAAGTTTATGTTTTGTAAAATATAAAAATAGTTTATTAAGAATTTTTAATATACTAATTTTTGGCTTTATAATCCTTGGTTTAGTATTAAATGGGCATTTAGTTTTAGCAGGACAGCGATTCATAGGTTTCTCAAATAATTCGAATCTTTTTGGTTTTACCGCAATATTTTGGTTATTAATTGTATTAGTAAATCTTTCTTCTTCAAATAGTGATAAAAAACTAAGTTGGATTAATTTTTTATTGTTAAGTATTGTAATTCTTTTATCTGGGTCAAGAAATGCAATGATCGGTTATGTTGTTTTAAATCTTTTCTATTTCAGAAATTTTATTAAACAATTTTTAGTTGCGATAATTTTAGGAGCAATTGTATTTATGATTCTTAATAACTATATAGATCTGTCATTTGTTACTAATAGGCTTTTAAATATAGAGAATTCTATTTCCGATTCAGGAAGAACTATATTTTGGAATAAAGCGTTTTTCCATATTAAAGAAAATTTATTTTGGGGTAATGGGATGGATGGTAATATAAGATTAATAAATACTGGTAATATGCACAATGTATACATACGTTTTTTATTGAACATGGGGTTGATGTTTACATTACTTTCTCTATTTCAGTTGTTTTTATCAATTTTTAATATTTTAGAAAAAAGGAATGTATTAAGCTATCTACTTTTAGGATTTATGTTTTCTTATTTACTAATTAATTTTGGAGAAGATTTTATGGTTGGTATTGGTAACTCGGCGTACATATATGTTTTATTTATTTATGGTTTTATTAATTATAATTTAATTAACAATGATACTTCTCGATAG
- a CDS encoding four helix bundle protein, protein MENDLLNRTFLFGVAVIKFLRTLPDTSDLKIIKYQLVKAATSIGANYEEAQAGSSKADFINKVNISLKEAREANYWLRLIEELEKESFELTVIINESKEIKNILGAIVKNARNN, encoded by the coding sequence ATGGAAAATGACTTGTTGAATAGAACTTTTTTGTTTGGTGTAGCAGTTATTAAATTTTTAAGAACTTTGCCTGATACTAGTGATTTGAAGATAATAAAATATCAATTAGTCAAAGCGGCTACATCTATTGGTGCAAATTATGAAGAAGCACAAGCAGGTTCTTCTAAAGCAGATTTTATAAATAAAGTAAACATCTCGCTTAAAGAAGCAAGAGAAGCTAATTATTGGTTAAGACTAATTGAAGAATTAGAAAAAGAATCATTCGAACTAACTGTTATAATAAATGAATCAAAAGAAATTAAAAATATATTAGGAGCGATTGTGAAAAATGCAAGAAATAATTAA
- a CDS encoding glycosyltransferase family 4 protein produces MNILFLTLVGINSIEDRGIYQDLLRKFRNEGHQLTIVTPVERRKRIPTNFSSKEGINILQVKTFNITKKNVIEKGIGTLAIEYQYLQAVKKYLKNIKFDLILYSTPPITLVKVIEFIKKRDNAYSYLLLKDIFPQNAIDMKMMKPDGFLHRYFVKKEKELYKVSDKIGCMSPANVDFIVKHNPEINPEKVEVNPNSIDPIEIKYTVEEKIEVRSKYDLPLDKKILVYGGNLGKPQGLDFLIETIKACKNSNAYFLIVGDGTEFPKLKEWFDVNKPNNAKLLQRLPKEDYVKMLAACDIGLIFLHKDFLIPNFPSRLLSYLEMKKPIIAATDSNTDIGDIIEQNNCGKKVIAGDIEQMLNVINELLEEDLKKYEQNCINLLNNEYLVERSYQIIISHFNHLS; encoded by the coding sequence ATGAATATACTCTTTTTAACATTGGTTGGGATAAACTCGATTGAAGATCGAGGTATTTACCAAGATCTATTACGCAAGTTTCGAAATGAAGGTCATCAACTTACTATTGTTACCCCAGTAGAGAGAAGAAAACGAATTCCAACAAATTTTTCGAGTAAAGAAGGTATTAATATTTTACAGGTTAAAACATTTAATATAACTAAAAAAAATGTAATAGAAAAAGGTATTGGTACTTTAGCAATAGAGTACCAATATTTACAAGCTGTAAAAAAATATCTAAAAAATATTAAGTTTGATTTAATTTTATATTCTACACCACCTATTACCTTAGTAAAGGTGATAGAATTCATCAAGAAGCGAGATAATGCCTATTCTTATTTATTGTTAAAAGATATTTTCCCACAAAACGCCATAGATATGAAGATGATGAAACCCGATGGTTTTCTACATCGTTATTTTGTGAAAAAGGAAAAGGAACTATATAAAGTTTCTGATAAGATAGGTTGTATGTCTCCTGCAAATGTAGATTTTATTGTAAAACATAATCCTGAAATAAATCCAGAAAAGGTTGAGGTTAATCCTAATTCAATTGATCCTATTGAAATTAAGTATACGGTGGAAGAAAAAATTGAAGTTCGTAGCAAATACGACTTACCTCTAGATAAAAAGATTTTAGTATATGGGGGTAATTTAGGTAAACCCCAAGGTTTAGATTTCTTGATCGAAACAATCAAAGCTTGTAAAAATTCAAATGCATACTTTCTAATTGTGGGTGATGGAACTGAATTTCCTAAATTGAAAGAATGGTTTGATGTAAACAAACCAAACAATGCTAAATTGTTACAACGTTTACCAAAAGAAGATTATGTCAAGATGTTGGCTGCTTGCGATATTGGTTTGATTTTTTTACATAAAGATTTTTTAATTCCTAATTTCCCTTCAAGATTATTATCTTATCTGGAAATGAAAAAACCAATTATTGCTGCAACTGATTCAAATACTGATATTGGAGATATTATAGAACAAAATAATTGTGGAAAAAAAGTTATTGCGGGAGATATTGAACAAATGTTGAATGTAATAAATGAATTATTAGAAGAAGATTTAAAAAAATATGAACAAAATTGTATAAATCTTTTGAATAATGAATATCTCGTAGAGAGGTCTTATCAAATTATTATTAGTCATTTTAATCATCTTTCCTAA
- a CDS encoding WxcM-like domain-containing protein, whose protein sequence is MTNNQLPITVGNRHEDERGIITYNNDFDASNIKRIYTIENHSTTFIRGWQGHQIEQRWFAAMKGAFEIAVIQVDDFENPSPYLPIQTFNLTDEKLTYLQIPAGCITAIQAKEKDSKLLVLSDYSLGEVKDEYRFPIDYFGTRN, encoded by the coding sequence ATGACAAATAACCAATTACCAATTACTGTCGGGAACCGGCACGAAGACGAAAGAGGAATCATCACCTATAATAATGATTTTGATGCATCCAACATCAAGCGTATCTATACGATTGAGAATCATTCAACAACTTTTATTCGTGGTTGGCAAGGACATCAAATTGAACAACGTTGGTTTGCAGCGATGAAAGGTGCTTTTGAAATTGCGGTAATACAAGTGGATGATTTTGAAAATCCATCTCCTTATTTACCCATACAAACTTTTAACTTAACGGATGAAAAGCTTACGTATTTGCAAATTCCTGCTGGATGCATTACAGCCATTCAAGCTAAAGAAAAAGATAGTAAATTGTTAGTGCTATCCGATTATTCTTTAGGCGAAGTAAAAGACGAATATAGATTTCCAATAGATTATTTTGGAACTAGAAACTAG